The following are from one region of the Trichoderma breve strain T069 chromosome 5, whole genome shotgun sequence genome:
- a CDS encoding putative tRNA binding domain-containing protein, protein MAALSSQKYSATEEAEIQQWLTTSERLKSADNKSEILETLNGHLSSRTTLLGSKPSKADVAIYETLAPLVAKWTPEERTGEKGLPHIVRHIDFVQNAAVFGLDLKDDQKVKVDQEEVLYVKPPVDAKAEKERLKKEKAAAAAAGGQATLADRTKEKAKEVKEKAKEVVAEAKGTAAAAAGGDKPKKEKKEKAPKPQKAPAAAAPLSPSLIDLRVGHILKAINHPDADSLFVSTIAMGDPAGEDTTEYEGQICRTVCSGLNGLIPLEEMQGRKVVVVANLKPVKMRGIKSCAMVLAASPKVKEGEVDDHKGPVELVTPPEGAKAGERVYFEGWKGEPEGVLNPKKKIWETFQPGFTTTDNLEAAFDASVVEVLGKTGVGKLVTESGGVCTVKSLANATVR, encoded by the coding sequence ATGGCAGCCCTCAGCTCTCAAAAGTACTCTGCCACTGAGGAGGCCGAGATCCAGCAATGGCTCACCACCTCGGAGCGCCTCAAGTCCGCTGACAACAAGTCTGAGATTCTCGAGACTCTCAACGGCCATCTGTCTAGCCGCACCACTCTTCTCGGCAGCAAGCCCAGCAAGGCTGATGTCGCCATCTATGAGACTCTTGCTCCTCTTGTCGCCAAGTGGACTCCTGAGGAGCGTACCGGCGAGAAGGGTCTCCCTCACATTGTCCGCCACATTGACTTTGTCCAAAACGCCGCTGTTTTTGGCCTGGATCTGAAGGACGACCAGAAGGTCAAGGTTGACCAGGAGGAGGTCCTGTACGTCAAGCCTCCCGTTGACGCcaaggccgaaaaggagcgcctcaagaaggagaaggctgctgccgctgccgctggagGCCAGGCTACTCTCGCCGATCGTaccaaggaaaaggccaaggaggtcaaggagaaggccaaggaggtcGTTGCTGAGGCCAAGGgcactgccgccgccgctgctggaggtgacaagcccaagaaggagaagaaggagaaggcccCCAAGCCCCAGAAGGCTCCCGCTGCTGCggctcctctttctccctccctgATTGATCTCCGTGTTGGCCACatcctcaaggccatcaaccACCCCGATGCCGACTCTCTCTTCGTTTCCACCATTGCCATGGGTGATCCCGCTGGCGAGGACACCACCGAGTACGAGGGCCAGATCTGCCGTACCGTCTGCTCTGGTCTCAACGGCCTTATTCCTCTCGAGGAGATGCAGGGCCGCAAGGTCGTTGTCGTGGCCAACCTGAAGCCCGTCAAGATGCGAGGCATCAAGTCTTGCGCCATGGTTCTCGCCGCTTCCCCTAAGGTCAAGGAGGGTGAAGTTGACGACCACAAGGGCCCCGTCGAGCTGGTTACCCCTCCTGAGGGTGCCAAGGCTGGTGAGCGCGTCTACTTTGAGGGATGGAAGGGTGAGCCTGAGGGTGTTTTGAaccccaagaagaagatttgggAGACTTTCCAGCCTGGTTTCACCACCACTGATAACCTTGAGGCTGCTTTTGACG